One Rosa chinensis cultivar Old Blush chromosome 5, RchiOBHm-V2, whole genome shotgun sequence genomic region harbors:
- the LOC112201458 gene encoding signaling peptide TAXIMIN 1 translates to MSCCCGEDCRPLGFLLGLPFAFVSLLLSVIGVFIWIVGLALTCICPCCLCATIIVELALSLIKAPFSIMKWFTSKIPC, encoded by the exons ATGAGTTGCTGTTGCGGTGAGGATTGCCGGCCTTTGGGGTTTCTACTTGGCCTGCCCTTTGCTTTCGTCTCACTCCTCCTCTCCGTTATTGGCGTGTTCATCTGGATTGTCGG GTTGGCGTTGACTTGCATATGCCCGTGCTGCTTGTGTGCGACGATCATAGTTGAGCTTGCTTTGTCGTTGATCAAGGCTCCATTTTCGATCATGAAGTGGTTCACATCCAAGATTCCTTGTTAG
- the LOC112201457 gene encoding pentatricopeptide repeat-containing protein At1g28690, mitochondrial has translation MKVRRLATIGPSTLLASQNHKPPLPPNQVFPPTQSPAPHPDTTLSSALQSYINSDDPSPGQKIHAHILKSGFRPNNNVSIKLLILHLKCGSLKYARQMFDELPARTLSSYNYLISGNLKHGQVKESINLVRRLVLCGERPDGYTFSMILKASTCNGNVPLPSSLGRTVHARIIKSDVEADDVLYTALVASYVRNGRLGYARSVFDMMLEKNIVCSTSMISGYMSQGSVEDAEDIFRRTVEKDVVVFNAMIEGYSKSVGSAKKSLEVYIDMQRLNFQPNVSTFASLIGACSALAAFEIGQQVQCQLMKTNLFMDIKMGSALLDMYSKCGRVEEARRIFDHMPQRNVFSWTSMIDGYGKNGYPDEALELFSIMQKEHHIKPNFVTFLSALSACGHAGLVDKGLDIFESMKRDYSIKPTMEHYACMVDLLGRAGRLHQAWEFAKGIPEKPNSGVWAALLSSSTVHGDIEMARLASDELFKLNPDSRPGAYVSFSNNLAAAGKWDSVSELREKMKARGISKDIGWSLVGTDSN, from the coding sequence ATGAAAGTTAGAAGGCTAGCCACAATCGGACCGTCCACGTTGTTAGCTTCCCAAAACCACAAACCTCCTCTCCCCCCAAATCAAGTTTTCCCGCCAACACAATCCCCTGCCCCTCACCCAGACACCACTCTATCCTCTGCTCTGCAGAGTTACATCAACTCAGACGACCCTTCCCCTGGCCAAAAGATCCATGCCCATATTCTCAAATCCGGGTTCCGACCCAATAACAATGTCTCCATCAAGCTCCTCATACTACACCTGAAATGTGGTTCGTTGAAATATGCACGCCAGATGTTCGATGAATTGCCTGCGAGGACCCTTTCCTCTTATAATTACTTGATCAGTGGAAATCTCAAACATGGGCAAGTAAAGGAGTCGATCAATTTGGTTAGAAGGCTTGTTTTATGTGGGGAAAGGCCTGATGGGTACACGTTTTCGATGATTTTGAAAGCGTCTACTTGTAATGGTAATGTGCCGTTGCCGTCTAGCTTGGGGAGAACGGTGCATGCCCGGATAATTAAGTCGGATGTTGAGGCTGATGATGTGCTTTATACGGCGCTTGTTGCGTCTTATGTTAGGAATGGGAGACTCGGCTATGCGAGGAGTGTGTTTGATATGATGTTGGAGAAGAATATCGTGTGTTCAACATCGATGATATCCGGGTACATGAGTCAAGGATCTGTGGAAGATGCTGAAGATATATTCCGGAGAACGGTTGAGAAAGATGTTGTGGTGTTTAATGCAATGATTGAAGGTTACAGCAAATCTGTTGGATCTGCTAAGAAATCGCTTGAGGTTTACATTGACATGCAGCGGTTGAATTTCCAACCTAACGTCTCTACATTTGCTAGTCTCATCGGGGCGTGCTCAGCTCTGGCTGCATTTGAAATTGGTCAACAAGTCCAGTGTCAGCTAATGAAAACTAACTTATTCATGGACATAAAGATGGGAAGTGCTCTTCTAGACATGTACTCGAAATGTGGAAGAGTTGAGGAGGCACGGAGAATTTTTGACCACATGCCTCAAAGAAATGTATTTTCATGGACTTCAATGATCGATGGTTATGGGAAGAATGGATATCCTGATGAAGCACTTGAGCTCTTCAGTATAATGCAGAAAGAACACCATATCAAACCCAATTTTGTAACATTCCTCAGCGCACTCTCAGCTTGCGGACATGCTGGGCTGGTTGATAAGGGCCTTGACATCTTCGAAAGCATGAAGAGGGACTACTCAATAAAACCAACAATGGAGCATTATGCTTGTATGGTTGATCTCTTGGGACGTGCTGGACGTTTGCATCAAGCATGGGAGTTTGCAAAGGGGATTCCTGAGAAGCCCAATTCCGGTGTTTGGGCAGCGCTTCTTAGTTCAAGTACAGTACATGGTGATATTGAGATGGCAAGGTTAGCATCCGATGAACTTTTTAAGCTGAATCCAGACAGTCGGCCAGGGGCATATGTTTCATTCTCTAATAATTTGGCAGCTGCTGGGAAATGGGACAGTGTAAGTGAGcttagagagaaaatgaaagcaCGAGGGATATCTAAAGATATTGGCTGGAGTTTGGTTGGTACCGATAGTAATTGA
- the LOC112202804 gene encoding pyruvate decarboxylase 1: MEPSTLIGATPRPTSALLPVVPAAACSGTLGRHLARRLVEIGVHDVFSVPGDFNLTLLDHLIAEPELNLIGCCNELNAGYAADGYARARGVGACVVTFTVGGLSVLNAIAGAYSENLPVICIVGGPNSNDYGTNRILHHTIGLPDFTQELRCFQTVTCHQAVVSHLEDAHELIDTAISTALKESKPVYISISCNLPAIPHPTFGRDPVPFFIAPKVSNQIGLEAAVEATAAFLNKAVKPVLVGGPKLRVAKAQKAFVELADASGYPMAVMPSGKGLVPEHHPHFIGTYWGAVSTSFCGEIVESADAYVFVGPIFNDYSSVGYSLLIKKEKAIIVEPNRVTIGNGPSFGWVFMGDFLTALAKKLKKNSTGMENYCRIFVPPGIPLKAQKDEPLRVNVLFKHIQEIVTPNTAIISETGDSWFNCQKLRLPENCGYEFQMQYGSIGWSVGATLGYAQGAKDKRVIACIGDGSFQVTAQDISTMIRCGQNTIIFLINNGGYTIEVEIHDGPYNVIKNWDYTGLVDAIHNGEGKCWTTKVRTEEDLTEAIAKATGEHKDSLCFIEVFVHKDDTSKELLEWGSRVSAANSRPPNPQ; encoded by the exons ATGGAACCTTCTACACTCATCGGTGCAACGCCTCGGCCCACCTCGGCTCTACTTCCGGTGGTCCCCGCCGCCGCCTGCAGCGGCACGCTGGGCCGCCACCTGGCTCGGCGGCTGGTCGAGATTGGCGTTCATGACGTGTTCTCAGTCCCCGGCGACTTCAACTTGACCCTCTTGGACCACCTGATCGCCGAGCCGGAGCTCAACCTCATCGGCTGCTGCAACGAGCTCAACGCCGGCTACGCCGCCGACGGCTACGCGCGCGCCAGGGGCGTCGGCGCGTGTGTCGTAACTTTCACGGTGGGTGGGCTCAGCGTCTTGAACGCCATCGCCGGTGCTTACAGTGAGAACTTGCCGGTGATTTGTATCGTCGGTGGGCCCAACTCCAATGATTACGGGACCAATCGGATCCTCCACCACACGATCGGGTTACCCGATTTCACTCAGGAGCTCCGGTGCTTCCAAACTGTTACTTGTCACCAG GCAGTGGTGAGTCATTTGGAAGATGCGCATGAGCTTATAGACACGGCAATTTCGACAGCATTGAAGGAGAGCAAGCCGGTTTACATTAGCATAAGTTGTAATTTGCCTGCAATTCCTCACCCCACATTTGGTAGAGACCCTGTTCCCTTCTTTATTGCACCGAAAGTAAGCAATCAAATAGGGTTGGAGGCAGCTGTTGAAGCAACTGCTGCATTCCTGAACAAGGCAGTGAAGCCTGTGCTTGTGGGTGGGCCCAAGCTAAGAGTGGCAAAGGCCCAGAAGGCCTTTGTGGAGCTTGCAGATGCTAGTGGGTACCCGATGGCGGTTATGCCCTCCGGTAAGGGTTTGGTGCCGGAGCACCACCCACATTTCATTGGGACTTATTGGGGTGCTGTGAGTACTAGTTTCTGTGGAGAGATTGTGGAGTCTGCAGATGCTTATGTTTTTGTTGGCCCAATTTTTAATGATTATAGCTCTGTTGGGTACTCCTTGCTGAtcaagaaggagaaggcaaTCATTGTGGAGCCTAATCGCGTGACAATTGGGAATGGTCCATCATTTGGCTGGGTTTTCATGGGTGATTTCTTGACTGCATTGGCCAAGAAGCTGAAGAAAAACAGTACCGGTATGGAGAATTACTGCAGAATTTTTGTTCCCCCTGGAATCCCTCTGAAAGCTCAGAAAGATGAACCTCTTAGAGTAAATGTTCTGTTTAAGCACATTCAG GAGATTGTCACCCCAAACACTGCCATAATTTCCGAAACTGGTGACTCATGGTTCAATTGTCAGAAGCTCCGCCTCCCTGAGAATTGTGG GTATGAATTCCAGATGCAATATGGATCTATTGGATGGTCAGTCGGTGCTACTCTCGGTTATGCTCAGGGTGCCAAAGATAAACGTGTAATTGCTTGCATTGGTGATGGGAGTTTCCAG GTGACTGCCCAGGACATTTCAACAATGATCCGATGTGGACAAAATACCATCATATTTCTTATCAACAATGGAGGCTATACAATTGAAGTAGAGATTCATGATGGCCCATACAATGTCATTAAGAACTGGGATTATACTGGTCTTGTTGATGCAATCCACAATGGTGAAGGCAAATGCTGGACTACCAAG GTACGTACAGAGGAGGACTTAACTGAAGCAATTGCAAAAGCAACAGGGGAGCACAAGGATAGTTTATGCTTCATCGAAGTTTTTGTGCACAAAGATGACACTAGCAAAGAGCTTCTGGAATGGGGATCCCGAGTTTCAGCTGCTAACAGCCGACCTCCAAATCCTCAGTAG
- the LOC112202805 gene encoding GDSL esterase/lipase At1g28580 isoform X2, with translation MGSSSSPYLINFLLILPLIIIPKALGCYSAIFSFGDSITDTGNLYISSKNSSFHFFFPPYGETYFHRPTGRCSDGRLIIDFIAEYLGLPHVRPYLELKSNASAQNFKGAVNFAMVGATALDAAFLAAMGDHNDYTNSSLGTQLDWFKEMLPSLCNTSSNCKKLLSSSLVLVGEIGGNDYNDALLAGKSIEQELIELGAMTLMVPGNFPIGCLPIYLTKFRTSDEKQYDSSTGCLNWLNKFAEYHNDQLQIELSQVQRLHPNVNIIYVDYYNAVMHFYHSPDQFGFIGGTVEACCGGGGPYNYNSSAQCGSLEASACENPSQFINWDGIHFTEAAYRWIAKGLLRGKLIQHSQY, from the exons ATGGGTTCATCTTCTTCACCGTATTTGATCAACTTCCTCCTCATATTACCATTAATCATCATCCCAAAAGCTCTTGGGTGCTACAGTGCAATCTTCAGCTTTGGTGATTCGATTACTGATACTGGCAACTTATATATCAGCTCCAAGAACAGTTCTTTCCACTTCTTCTTCCCTCCATATGGGGAGACCTACTTTCATCGCCCCACCGGACGATGCTCCGATGGTCGCTTGATCATAGACTTCATTG CTGAGTATCTGGGACTTCCACATGTTAGACCTTATCTTGAACTCAAAAGCAATGCAAGTGCTCAAAACTTCAAAGGGGCAGTGAATTTTGCGATGGTAGGAGCCACGGCGCTTGATGCGGCATTTCTAGCAGCAATGGGAGATCATAATGATTATACAAACAGCTCTCTAGGAACTCAACTGGATTGGTTTAAAGAAATGCTGCCTTCTTTATGCAATACATCTTCAA ATTGCAAGAAACTTCTCTCCAGTTCCCTAGTTCTTGTGGGAGAGATTGGAGGCAACGATTACAACGATGCATTGTTGGCAGGGAAAAGTATAGAACAG GAGTTAATTGAGCTTGGGGCAATGACACTCATGGTACCTGGCAACTTTCCAATCGGTTGCCTTCCCATTTATCTTACAAAATTTCGGACTTCAGATGAAAAGCAGTACGACTCCTCGACAGGTTGTCTGAATTGGTTAAACAAGTTTGCTGAATATCACAATGACCAGCTTCAAATAGAACTAAGTCAGGTTCAAAGGCTTCACCCCAATGTCAACATCATTTATGTAGATTATTACAATGCTGTGATGCATTTCTATCATTCTCCAGACCAATTCG GATTTATTGGGGGAACAGTCGAAGCATGCTGTGGAGGGGGAGGACCATACAATTACAACTCATCGGCACAATGTGGCTCTCTGGAGGCAAGTGCTTGTGAAAACCCTTCACAGTTTATCAACTGGGATGGTATACACTTTACTGAAGCAGCATATAGGTGGATAGCCAAAGGTTTATTGAGAGGCAAATTAATACAGCATTCCCAGTATTAG
- the LOC112202805 gene encoding GDSL esterase/lipase At1g28580 isoform X1 yields MGSSSSPYLINFLLILPLIIIPKALGCYSAIFSFGDSITDTGNLYISSKNSSFHFFFPPYGETYFHRPTGRCSDGRLIIDFIAEYLGLPHVRPYLELKSNASAQNFKGAVNFAMVGATALDAAFLAAMGDHNDYTNSSLGTQLDWFKEMLPSLCNTSSNCKKLLSSSLVLVGEIGGNDYNDALLAGKSIEQVQTYVPLVIEEISTTIKELIELGAMTLMVPGNFPIGCLPIYLTKFRTSDEKQYDSSTGCLNWLNKFAEYHNDQLQIELSQVQRLHPNVNIIYVDYYNAVMHFYHSPDQFGFIGGTVEACCGGGGPYNYNSSAQCGSLEASACENPSQFINWDGIHFTEAAYRWIAKGLLRGKLIQHSQY; encoded by the exons ATGGGTTCATCTTCTTCACCGTATTTGATCAACTTCCTCCTCATATTACCATTAATCATCATCCCAAAAGCTCTTGGGTGCTACAGTGCAATCTTCAGCTTTGGTGATTCGATTACTGATACTGGCAACTTATATATCAGCTCCAAGAACAGTTCTTTCCACTTCTTCTTCCCTCCATATGGGGAGACCTACTTTCATCGCCCCACCGGACGATGCTCCGATGGTCGCTTGATCATAGACTTCATTG CTGAGTATCTGGGACTTCCACATGTTAGACCTTATCTTGAACTCAAAAGCAATGCAAGTGCTCAAAACTTCAAAGGGGCAGTGAATTTTGCGATGGTAGGAGCCACGGCGCTTGATGCGGCATTTCTAGCAGCAATGGGAGATCATAATGATTATACAAACAGCTCTCTAGGAACTCAACTGGATTGGTTTAAAGAAATGCTGCCTTCTTTATGCAATACATCTTCAA ATTGCAAGAAACTTCTCTCCAGTTCCCTAGTTCTTGTGGGAGAGATTGGAGGCAACGATTACAACGATGCATTGTTGGCAGGGAAAAGTATAGAACAGGTTCAGACATATGTACCATTAGTAATAGAAGAAATCTCTACAACAATCAAA GAGTTAATTGAGCTTGGGGCAATGACACTCATGGTACCTGGCAACTTTCCAATCGGTTGCCTTCCCATTTATCTTACAAAATTTCGGACTTCAGATGAAAAGCAGTACGACTCCTCGACAGGTTGTCTGAATTGGTTAAACAAGTTTGCTGAATATCACAATGACCAGCTTCAAATAGAACTAAGTCAGGTTCAAAGGCTTCACCCCAATGTCAACATCATTTATGTAGATTATTACAATGCTGTGATGCATTTCTATCATTCTCCAGACCAATTCG GATTTATTGGGGGAACAGTCGAAGCATGCTGTGGAGGGGGAGGACCATACAATTACAACTCATCGGCACAATGTGGCTCTCTGGAGGCAAGTGCTTGTGAAAACCCTTCACAGTTTATCAACTGGGATGGTATACACTTTACTGAAGCAGCATATAGGTGGATAGCCAAAGGTTTATTGAGAGGCAAATTAATACAGCATTCCCAGTATTAG